Genomic segment of Methanoculleus horonobensis:
CCGGCTACCAGGACTTTGCCGGGTTCACGGAGGTCGCCCTCCTGCAGGAACCGGAGGGGGCCCTCCGTCGTACGAGATGCCATCAGACCCTAGAGATCTGAAGGCGTCTCGATCATTTATTGTTCGCGGATTGGCTTCTCGCTTCCAGCGCCTCGGTGAGCGGGCCGGCACCCGTCTCCCCCATCTTCCAGAGGAGGAGCGCGGCGCGCTCCTGTGTCTTCGCATCAGGGCTCTCCATCAGGCGGAGGAGCGGTCCGACCGCCGCCTCACCGATCTTCGCCAGGGCCAGCGCGGCGAACGGCTGGAGGTCGGCATCGGCGTTCTCGATGACGGCGACAAGGGGTTCGACGGCGGGATCGCCGATCTCCGCGAGGGCCGCCGTGGCGTAGCGCCGGAAGTCGCGGTCGTCTACGGCACGCATCGCCATGAGGAGGGGATCGATCGCCGGCTCCCCGATCCACATCAGCGCACGGGCGGCATACCACCGAACGTCGTTGTTTTCGGCCTTCATCGTGCCGATAAGCGGTTCTACAGCCTCTTCCCCGCTCTCACCGAGCTCGGCGGCCGCCGCCCGGCGCGCCGCGAGAGGGCCGTCCCGGAGATCGGCGATCAGTTCCTCGATCCGGGTTCTGTCAGTCATAGCGTTCAGGTGCACACTTGCTGTTGTTATGTCTTCCTGATGTTGCCGAGCGCCTCCCGGGCAGCCTCGCGCACCTCAGCCCGTTCGTCTTCGAGCGTCCGGATCAGGATGTCGGCCGAACTGCGATCCCCGATCTCCCCGAGGGCGCGTACGGCTCCCGTCCGGACACGCAGGTTGTCGCCGTTCCGGAGCACGATGGCGAGCGCGGGGACGGCGGGCTTCCCGATGAGGCCGAGAGCGGCGACCGCTCCCCGCCGGAGGAGTTCGCTCTCTGTTCCGAGCGCCTCGATGAGGGAAGGGACGGCAGGCTCGCCGATATCCCCGAGAGCAGCGCAGGCCCGCTGCCGCACCTCCCCGTCCGGGTCGCGGAGCGCTTCGACGAGGATCGCAGTACTGCCCTCCCCGCCGATGCTCCCGAGCGCAATCGCCGCTCCCCGCCTGACGCGCTCGTTCCCGTCAGAGAGGCCGGCGACGACCTCCTCCCGGGCGGGCTCGCCGATCGCGCCGAGTGCGAGAGCCGCCCGGCTCCGGACGTAGGAGTCCTCGTCGTCGAGCGCGCTCATCAGCGCCGGAATCGCCGCGGGATCGCCGATCTCCCCGAGAGCGACAGCGGCCATCCAGCGGACATCGACGTTCTCGCTCTTGAGGCTCGCCGTGAGCGGCCCGACGGCCGGAGACCCCAGTCTTCCGAGTGCCTCCGCCGCCTTCCACCGGACGCCGACCTCCGGATCCGCGAGGAGTGCGGCGAGCGGTTCGACCGCTGCGGGGTCGCCCCCGTTGCCGAGGCACCCGGCCGCCTGGTAACGGGTGTCGGGGTCGCGGCTCGATAGCCGGGAGATCAGCCGTCTCGTGTTCCGGTCGCACGCGGTTCCGCCGGTCTCATCGATACGGAAGTGGAGACCGCCGGCACGCCTGCCCGCCATCTCGAAGAGGTAGCCGAGGAGGTATGCGGCGACGACGAAGGCGGCCGCATTCACCAGGATGCCGGTGCCCGGGGTTCCGTAGAGGATGCTCCCGACGGTGACGTGAACCATGGCGAGCAGAACCCCGACGATGATCGCACGCCGCCGGTACCAGAACGCAGCGAGGATGAGCACCAGGTAGAAGAGGTGGGTATACGCGATCGTGCCGAAGGCGAGATCCAGGAGAACGGCAAGTGCCGTGACGAGGACGATGACTGCAGGCCTGCCCCATGCCTCTGCACTCTTCGACGAACCTGCAGGACTCATCTTTAAGAGGTGGTGCGGGCCGCACCCATAAAGAGTTTATGCGGTGCGGCTTCCGCCTCACCGCTGCCCTGCAGCCGCAGCCCGGGTCTCCTGGCCCGGGGCCTCCTTGAGTTTCGCGAGCGATGCTTTGATGAACGCGGGAATGTCGTCCGGCTGCCTGCTCGAGACGATGTTGCCGTCGACGACCACCTCCCGGTCGACGTACTCCGCACCGGCGTTCCTGATATCCTGCGCGACGGACTTCCAGCCGGCAATCTTCCGGCCGCGGAGCACCTGCGCGGTGATCATGAGCTGGGGCGCGTGGCATATGGAGAGAACCGGTTTCCCGCTCTCGACGAAGCGGCGCACGAACTCGACGGGCACATCGTGGGCCCGGAGTTTGTCGGGCGAGTAGCCGCCCGGTATGAAGAGCGCGTCGAAGTCGTCCGGTGACGCGTCCGATACGCTCCGGTCGATCGTGACCGGTGTTTTATCCGCCTTCCCGTGCACGGTCTCCCCCGCGGAGAGGCCGACGTGGACGATATCGTGGCCAGCCTCCCGGAACGCCCCGGCAGGCTCCGTGTACTCGACATCCTCGAACATATCCGTGATCAGGACTGCTATTCTGCTCATCGTCGTTTCTCCCCGGACCGGTCGCCCGGCCCGGCACCGGATCGGTTCGGCCGAAGGTTATAATCCTGCCGGAGGTCCGGCAGACCCGGGGATATCCGGCCGCCGGGGTGACCTCTATACTATTTATAGCCCGGCGCAGAACCGGGAAGATATGCCCGTGCCGACAGGAGAACCCGGTGGAGGCGCGATCTCCGGGGGGGAGCCCTCTGCCTGACTGGCACGCCCTCTCCGCGGAGGAGGTGGAGCGGGAGGTCGGCGCCGACCAGTCGGGTCTCTCCACGGGCGAAGCAGAGGCGCGGCTGCAGCGCTACGGGAAGAACGTTCTCCGCGAGGAGGCGCGGGAGACCCGTCTCAAGGTCTTCCTGCGGCAGTTCAAGAGCGTCCTCATCGTCATCCTGATCATCGCCGCTGTGGTCTCGTTCCTCGTCGGCGAAGCCCTGGACGCCGCGGCCATCCTCATCATCGTTGTTCTGAATGCCATCCTCGGGTACTCGCAGGAGTGGCAGGCCGGCGAGGCGATCGAGGCGCTCAAAAAGATGCTCGTCCAGCACGCCGTGGTCGTCCGCGACGGCGAGCGGCGGGAGATCGAAGCGTCGGAGATGGTGCCGGGCGATCTCGTCCTCCTCGAGATGGGGGAGCGGGTGCCCGCCGACATCTACATCGTCGAGGCGACGTCGCTTGAGGTGGACGAGGCGCCGCTGACGGGCGAGTCGGCCCCCGTGGACAAGGCGCCGGGAACGCTCCCTGCCGGGACGCCCCTTGCCGAACGGAGCAATATGGCGTTCGCCGGCACGACGGTGACGAACGGGCACGGCCGGGGGTTCGCGGTCGCCACCGGAATGCAGACGGAGTTCGGGCGGATCGCCGGCCTCTCCCAGCGGGTCGCGGACGAAACGACGCCCCTTGCCCGCCAGATGGACCGGCTCGGCCGCGATCTCGGGCTGATCGCCCTCGGGATTGCCGTTCTCGCGGTCGCCGTCGGCCTCCTGCAGCAGCGGGAACTTCTCGAGATGTTCCTCGTCGGCGTCTCGCTCGCGGTGGCGGTGATCCCGGAGGGGCTTCCGGCGGTCGTGACGCTGACGCTCGCCATCGGGATCAAGACGATGATGCGGAGGAACTGCCTGATCCGCCACCTTCCGGCGTCGGAGACGCTCGGCGCGGTCTCGGTGATCTGCACCGACAAGACCGGAACGCTCACGAGGAACGAGATGGCGGTCGTCCGGGTGCGGACGCCTGACGCGGACGTAGCGGTCAC
This window contains:
- a CDS encoding type 1 glutamine amidotransferase domain-containing protein; this translates as MSRIAVLITDMFEDVEYTEPAGAFREAGHDIVHVGLSAGETVHGKADKTPVTIDRSVSDASPDDFDALFIPGGYSPDKLRAHDVPVEFVRRFVESGKPVLSICHAPQLMITAQVLRGRKIAGWKSVAQDIRNAGAEYVDREVVVDGNIVSSRQPDDIPAFIKASLAKLKEAPGQETRAAAAGQR
- a CDS encoding HEAT repeat domain-containing protein, with protein sequence MTDRTRIEELIADLRDGPLAARRAAAAELGESGEEAVEPLIGTMKAENNDVRWYAARALMWIGEPAIDPLLMAMRAVDDRDFRRYATAALAEIGDPAVEPLVAVIENADADLQPFAALALAKIGEAAVGPLLRLMESPDAKTQERAALLLWKMGETGAGPLTEALEARSQSANNK
- a CDS encoding HEAT repeat domain-containing protein: MSPAGSSKSAEAWGRPAVIVLVTALAVLLDLAFGTIAYTHLFYLVLILAAFWYRRRAIIVGVLLAMVHVTVGSILYGTPGTGILVNAAAFVVAAYLLGYLFEMAGRRAGGLHFRIDETGGTACDRNTRRLISRLSSRDPDTRYQAAGCLGNGGDPAAVEPLAALLADPEVGVRWKAAEALGRLGSPAVGPLTASLKSENVDVRWMAAVALGEIGDPAAIPALMSALDDEDSYVRSRAALALGAIGEPAREEVVAGLSDGNERVRRGAAIALGSIGGEGSTAILVEALRDPDGEVRQRACAALGDIGEPAVPSLIEALGTESELLRRGAVAALGLIGKPAVPALAIVLRNGDNLRVRTGAVRALGEIGDRSSADILIRTLEDERAEVREAAREALGNIRKT